Proteins encoded within one genomic window of Fragaria vesca subsp. vesca linkage group LG1, FraVesHawaii_1.0, whole genome shotgun sequence:
- the LOC101309080 gene encoding probable caffeoyl-CoA O-methyltransferase At4g26220-like — protein MESRGMKTAKGVLQNDELSHYILETSVYPREPAPLKELRDATASHPRAGLATAPDAAQLLGMLLKLIGAKKTIEIGVFTGYSLLLTALTIPEDGKIVAIDINRETYDQIGLPVIKKAGVEHKIDFIESEAVPVLDKLLENPENEGSFDFAYVDADKLNNWNYHERLLKLVKVGGLVVYDNTLCRGSVALPDELVPEPRKQRRQLAIEHNQSLAADPRIQISHASVGDGMMICRRIM, from the exons ATGGAATCCAGAGGGATGAAGACCGCAAAGGGCGTGTTGCAGAATGATGAATTATCACAT TATATCTTGGAGACTAGCGTGTATCCGCGTGAACCGGCACCTCTCAAGGAGCTAAGGGATGCCACTGCCAGCCACCCTCG GGCTGGTTTGGCTACTGCACCAGATGCGGCGCAGTTACTAGGCATGCTGTTGAAACTCATAGGTGCAAAGAAGACAATTGAAATTGGAGTTTTCACAGGATATTCTCTTCTCCTCACTGCGCTTACAATTCCTGAGGATGGCAAG ATTGTGGCCATAGATATAAATCGTGAGACATATGATCAAATAGGCTTGCCTGTCATAAAGAAAGCTGGTGTTGAGCACAAAATTGACTTCATTGAATCCGAGGCTGTACCAGTTCTTGATAAGCTATTGGAAAAT CCCGAAAATGAAGGCAGTTTCGACTTTGCCTATGTGGATGCCGACAAGTTAAACAATTGGAATTACCACGAGAGACTACTGAAGCTGGTGAAGGTGGGTGGCTTGGTTGTCTATGACAACACTCTATGCAGAGGATCAGTTGCATTGCCTGATGAGTTAGTTCCAGAGCCGAGGAAACAACGCAGACAGCTAGCCATTGAGCATAACCAATCACTTGCAGCAGATCCTCGTATCCAAATCTCTCATGCTTCTGTTGGTGATGGGATGATGATTTGTCGTCGAATCATGTAA
- the LOC101312002 gene encoding probable caffeoyl-CoA O-methyltransferase At4g26220-like codes for MEFSGSKIKGLLQSDELTDQYILETSVYPREPAPLKELRDATASHLWAVFATAPDAAQLLGMLLKLVDAKKTIEIGVFTGYSLLLTALTIPEDGKIVAIYIDRDTYDQIGLPIIKKAGVEHKIDFIESEAVPVLDKLLEHHGNEGSFDFAYVDADKVNNWNYHERLLKLLKVGGLVVYDNTLCRGTVVFPEELTHPEWRKQRRQLAIEHNKSLAADPRIEISHASAGDGMMICRRII; via the exons ATGGAGTTCAGTGGGAGTAAGATCAAGGGACTGTTGCAGAGTGATGAGCTAACTGATCAG TATATCTTGGAGACTAGTGTGTATCCACGTGAACCGGCGCCTCTCAAGGAGCTAAGGGATGCCACTGCCAGCCACCT CTG GGCTGTGTTTGCTACTGCACCAGATGCGGCTCAGTTACTAGGCATGTTGTTGAAGCTAGTAGATGCAAAGAAGACAATTGAAATTGGAGTTTTCACAGGATACTCTCTTCTCCTCACCGCGCTTACAATTCCTGAGGACGGCAAG ATTGTAGCCATATATATAGATCGTGACACATATGATCAAATAGGGTTGCCAATCATAAAAAAAGCTGGTGTTGAGCACAAAATAGACTTCATTGAATCCGAGGCTGTACCAGTTCTTGATAAGCTATTAGAACAT CATGGAAATGAAGGCAGTTTCGACTTCGCCTACGTGGATGCTGACAAGGTTAACAACTGGAATTACCATGAGAGACTACTGAAGCTGTTGAAGGTGGGTGGCTTAGTTGTCTACGACAACACGCTCTGCAGAGGAACAGTCGTATTTCCTGAAGAGTTAACTCATCCAGAGTGGAGGAAACAACGCAGACAGCTAGCCATTGAGCATAACAAGTCACTTGCAGCCGATCCTCGTATCGAAATTTCTCATGCTTCTGCGGGTGATGGGATGATGATTTGCCGCCGAATCATATAA
- the LOC101312289 gene encoding DNA-directed RNA polymerase D subunit 2a-like, with protein MGASPDANGDIGMSSKGKGFYNGNFDDMDIDDLDFGDEEVEDSTTLHDLGEVFLDEFCKEASVSFFKEYGLLSHQINSYNDFVENGIQRVFDSFGEIVVEPNFDPSKKGNADWRFAAIKFGKVTLSKPCFWGGSDSDKEYNMLPRHARLQNMTYSARMSVNITVQVYTQNLVESDKFKTGTEQLLEKTTLSTDSRDIIIGRIPVMVKSNLCWMKGVEKGDCEFDQGGYFIINGAEKTFIAQEQSCLKRLLITNSQGLTVAYRSEVKRHRLIIRLSGISKLENVEGVEKVLSVYFMSTEIPVWIWFFALGVSSDKEVIDLIDYGIEDASISNILFASIRDADERKDDFRRGNNALRYVENAIKSTTFPPGESVEDCISMYLFPNMRGLKQKARFLGYMVKCLLQTSIGLRKCDNRDDFRNKRLELAGELLERELKAHVSHARRKMAKALQRDLGGDHVVRPVEHYLDASIVTNGVSRAFSTGAWCHPFKRMERISGVVANIGRANPLQTMIDMRKTRQQVQYTGKAGDARYPHPSHWGKVCFLSTPDGENCGLVKNLATTALVSINISEPILPKLFKCGIEELVDDTYTSLAGKHKVFLNGDWVGICVDSHGFVTKLRRLRRSKKLPHQVEIKRDEHKGEVRIFSDAGRILRPLLVVQGLKKIKAAKGEKHTFQDFLDKGIIEFIGAEEEEDCRTAWAIKYLFMEEQGSVVKYTHCELDMSFLLGLSCGIIPFANHDHARRVLYQSQKHSQQAIGYSTTNPNLRVDTLSHNLHYPQRPLFRTMIADSLGKPGYPVGHNGFMPKPEYFNGQNAIVAVNVHLGYNQEDSIVMNRASLERGMFRSEHIRSYKAEVENKLSLEKRRKPDECVNFGKIQSKFGRVDNLDDDGFPCVGASLQSGDIIIGRCSESGTDHSIKLKHTERGMVQKVVLSSNDAGKNFAVVSLRQVRSPSLGDKFSSMHGQKGVLGFLEYQENFPFTIQGIVPDIVINPHAFPSRQTPGQLLEAALGKGIACGGSKRYATPFSTLSVDDITDQLHRAGFSRWGNERVYNGRTGEMVRQLIFMGPTFYQRLIHMSEDKVKFRNTGPVHPLTRQPVADRKRFGGIKFGEMERDCLIAHGASANLHERLFTLSDSSLMNVCQKCQNAANVIERKLTGGRKIRGPYCRVCDSADDIVRVNVPYGAKLLCQELFSMGISLKFETRLC; from the exons ATGGGAGCTTCTCCGGATGCCAACGGAGATATAGGTATGAGTAGCAAGGGAAAAGGCTTTTACAATGGGAATTTTGATGACATGGATATTGATGACCTGGATTTTGGTGATGAAGAAGTTGAGGATTCGACTACCTTACATGATCTGGGAGAAGTGTTCCTGGACGAATTCTGTAAGGAGGCGTCAGTGTCATTCTTCAAGGAGTATGGCCTCCTAAGTCATCAGATTAATTCATACAATGACTTTGTTGAGAATGGCATACAAAGGGTCTTTGATTCTTTCGGTGAGATTGTAGTTGAGCCTAATTTTGATCCATCAAAGAAGGGAAATGCTGACTGGCGATTTGCAGCTATCAAGTTTGGAAAAGTCACCCTTAGTAAGCCATGTTTTTGGGGAGGTTCAGATAGTGACAAGGAGTATAACATGTTACCAAGGCACGCTAGGCTTCAGAACATGACGTACTCAGCCAGGATGTCTGTCAATATTACTGTCCAG GTATATACTCAAAATCTTGTCGAAAGTGACAAGTTTAAAACTGGAACAGAGCAACTACTGGAAAAGACGACTCTGAGTACTGACAGCAGGGACATCATAATTGGTAGGATTCCTGTAATGGTGAAGTCTAACTTGTGTTGGATGAAGGGAGTCGAGAAAGGGGACTGTGAGTTTGACCAAGGAGGCTACTTTATAATAAATGGTGCAGAGAAG ACATTCATAGCTCAAGAACAGAGCTGCTTGAAGAGGCTTCTGATTACAAATAGTCAGGGTCTCACAGTAGCATATAGGTCAGAGGTCAAGCGACATAGGCTCATAATTAGACTATCCGGGATTTCGAAGCTTGAAAATGTTGAAGGAGTGGAGAAAGTCCTGTCAGTATATTTTATGTCAACAGAAATTCCTGTTTGGATTTGGTTTTTTGCCCTTGGGGTTAGTTCAGACAAAGAAGTTATTGATCTGATTGATTATGGCATTGAAGATGCAAGCATTTCAAACATACTGTTTGCCTCAATCCGTGATGCAGATGAGCGAAAAGATGACTTTCGTAGGGGGAATAATGCTCTGAGATATGTTGAAAATGCAATAAAGAGTACGACATTTCCACCTGGGGAAAGCGTGGAAGACTGCATCAGCATGTATCTGTTTCCTAATATGAGAGGCTTGAAGCAGAAGGCTCGCTTTCTAGGGTATATGGTGAAGTGTCTTTTACAGACCTCCATTGGCCTAAGAAAATGCGATAATAGGGATGACTTTAGAAACAAGAGATTGGAGTTAGCAGGTGAGCTTCTAGAACGAGAGCTGAAGGCACACGTTTCACATGCACGGAGGAAAATGGCAAAGGCTCTGCAAAGAGACCTAGGCGGTGATCATGTTGTCCGGCCAGTGGAACACTATCTAGATGCTTCCATAGTTACCAATGGTGTTTCCCGAGCATTCTCTACTGGAGCATGGTGTCATCCTTTCAAGAGGATGGAGAGGATATCAGGTGTGGTGGCAAATATTGGGCGAGCAAATCCCTTGCAGACAATGATTGATATGAGGAAGACACGCCAGCAAGTTCAATACACTGGCAAGGCTGGAGATGCCAGATATCC GCATCCTTCTCACTGGGGGAAGGTTTGCTTTCTTTCAACCCCGGATGGTGAGAACTGTGGACTTGTGAAAAATTTGGCTACCACTGCGCTTGTAAGTATAAACATATCGGAGCCCATATTGCCCAAATTGTTCAAATGCGGCATAGAGGAGTTGGTAGATGATACCTATACTTCACTGGCTGGGAAGCATAAAGTTTTTCTGAATGGTGACTGGGTTGGCATTTGTGTAGACTCACATGGTTTTGTAACAAAACTAAGGAGGTTGCGACGCAGTAAAAAGTTACCACATCAG GTGGAAATCAAAAGAGACGAACACAAAGGAGAAGTGCGCATATTTTCTGATGCTGGAAGGATTCTACGTCCGCTCTTGGTTGTTCAGGGTTTGAAAAAGATTAAAGCAGCAAAAGGAGAAAAGCATACCTTCCAAGATTTTCTCGACAAGGGAATAATTGAGTTCATTGGTGCAGAAGAAGAAGAGGACTGCCGTACAGCATGGGCCATTAAATATCTATTTATGGAAGAACAGGGCTCGGTGGTCAAGTACACACACTGTGAACTGGACATGTCCTTTTTGTTAGGTTTGAGCTGTGGTATAATTCCCTTTGCAAATCATGATCATGCAAGGAGGGTGCTCTACCAGTCTCAGAAGCACTCTCAGCAGGCTATTGGTTATTCTACTACAAATCCGAACCTCAGAGTGGATACGTTGTCCCACAACTTGCACTACCCCCAACGGCCGCTTTTTCGTACAATGATAGCTGATTCCCTTGGAAAACCAGGATACCCAGTGGGACATAACGGTTTTATGCCAAAGCCTGAGTACTTCAATGGTCAGAATGCAATTGTTGCAGTCAATGTGCACCTTGGTTATAACCAAGAAGATTCTATAGTAATGAACCGGGCATCACTGGAACGTGGTATGTTTCGTTCTGAGCACATCAGGAGTTACAAGGCTGAGGTTGAAAACAAGCTCTCATTGGAAAAAAGACGAAAACCAGATGAGTGTGTCAACTTTGGCAAAATCCAGAGTAAATTTGGACGTGTTGACAACCTTGATGACGATGGGTTTCCTTGTGTTGGTGCAAGTCTCCAGAGTGGAGATATCATTATCGGGAGGTGTAGTGAATCTGGTACCGATCATAGCATCAAATTAAAGCATACTGAAAGGGGCATGGTTCAGAAGGTTGTGCTTTCCTCTAATGATGCTGGCAAGAACTTTGCGGTTGTATCATTAAGACAG GTACGTTCTCCTTCTCTTGGAGACAAATTCTCTAGCATGCACGGGCAGAAGGGGGTCCTCGGTTTTTTGGAGTATCAGGAGAACTTCCCTTTCACAATACAAGGGATAGTTCCAGATATTGTAATTAATCCACATGCATTCCCTTCAAGACAAACTCCGGGTCAACTCCTAGAGGCTGCTTTAGGGAAGGGGATTGCCTGTGGTGGTTCAAAGAGATATGCCACACCCTTCTCCACTCTCTCTGTTGATGACATCACAGACCAGCTTCATAG AGCTGGATTTTCAAGATGGGGAAATGAGAGAGTGTACAATGGCAGAACTGGTGAAATGGTTCGCCAGCTGATTTTTATGGGCCCAACATTCTATCAACGGCTGATTCACATGTCTGAAGATAAAGTTAAGTTTAGGAACACTGGGCCAGTCCACCCTCTCACCCGGCAGCCAGTGGCAGACAGGAAGCGATTTGGTGGGATCAAGTTTGGTGAGATGGAGCGCGACTGCCTGATAGCCCATGGAGCATCAGCAAACTTGCATGAACGCCTCTTTACTCTCAGTGACTCCTCCCTGATGAACGTTTGCCAGAAATGCCAGAATGCTGCTAATGTGATAGAGCGGAAATTGACTGGCGGCCGCAAAATCAGGGGTCCATATTGCCGGGTCTGCGACTCTGCTGATGACATTGTGAGGGTGAATGTGCCATATGGGGCCAAGCTATTGTGCCAGGAGCTATTCAGCATGGGGATAAGTCTCAAGTTTGAAACCAGGCTTTGTTGA